The following are encoded together in the uncultured Methanobrevibacter sp. genome:
- a CDS encoding HIRAN domain-containing protein — translation MYITITSFNDLHGEKPLKLNGIVKLVKEPDNKYDTEAIRCEMRYFGKIGYIANSTRTVIKGTMSAGRLYDKINDEYFASIKFVSGSTAIAKILTADEYIKEVEDPESDVHYLVENEAKIDLDFIKKHFGGM, via the coding sequence ATGTACATTACAATAACATCATTTAATGACCTGCATGGTGAAAAGCCATTGAAACTTAACGGAATCGTAAAGCTTGTAAAGGAACCTGACAACAAATACGATACCGAAGCTATAAGATGTGAAATGAGATATTTCGGAAAAATAGGATACATAGCAAACAGCACAAGAACCGTCATCAAAGGAACAATGAGTGCAGGAAGACTATACGATAAAATCAATGACGAATACTTCGCATCAATCAAATTCGTAAGCGGATCAACTGCAATTGCTAAAATTCTCACTGCCGATGAATACATAAAAGAAGTGGAAGATCCTGAAAGTGACGTACATTATCTTGTTGAAAACGAAGCAAAAATCGATTTGGATTTCATTAAAAAGCATTTCGGAGGAATGTAA
- the hemC gene encoding hydroxymethylbilane synthase — protein MIVGTRGSKLALAQTTQVCRDLSRITGEKIDVEVIKTKGDKITTSQLYNMDSKGLFTKELDIALLEEEVDFTVHSFKDLPTELDEDLRIVAVPKRESPHEVLISHKNWDELEPGSKMGTSSLRREAFLNHYEKDFELKPIRGNIETRIDKALNSDLDGTIMAEAGLKRLNLTEYIKDVFPLDYITPPAGQGALAIITRKDCEFNRTIEKLNDYVSMQEVLAEKSVLEELGVGCQWPIGAIARVRDKEFNIYSILLTKEGEILKKQTEKGSIKNALELGRRIGKTFEDYV, from the coding sequence ATGATTGTTGGAACTCGTGGAAGTAAATTGGCTCTAGCGCAAACTACACAAGTCTGTAGAGACCTGTCTCGAATTACAGGTGAGAAAATTGATGTAGAAGTTATTAAAACTAAAGGAGATAAAATTACCACCTCACAATTATACAATATGGATTCCAAAGGTCTTTTCACCAAGGAACTTGATATTGCACTTCTTGAAGAGGAAGTTGATTTTACCGTACACAGTTTTAAGGATTTGCCAACAGAACTCGACGAAGATTTAAGAATTGTTGCTGTTCCAAAGCGTGAATCTCCACATGAAGTCCTCATATCTCACAAGAACTGGGATGAACTGGAACCTGGATCCAAAATGGGAACCAGCAGCCTTAGAAGAGAGGCCTTTTTAAATCACTACGAAAAGGATTTCGAGCTTAAACCTATTCGTGGAAATATTGAAACCAGAATAGACAAGGCTTTAAACAGTGATTTGGATGGGACAATTATGGCTGAAGCCGGACTGAAAAGGTTGAATCTGACAGAATACATCAAAGACGTATTTCCGCTGGACTACATTACACCTCCTGCAGGTCAGGGGGCTCTGGCCATCATTACCAGAAAGGATTGTGAATTCAACAGGACTATTGAAAAATTGAATGATTATGTTTCAATGCAGGAAGTACTTGCAGAAAAAAGCGTGCTTGAAGAGCTTGGAGTTGGGTGTCAATGGCCTATTGGAGCAATTGCACGTGTGAGAGATAAAGAATTTAATATTTATTCAATATTATTAACTAAAGAAGGAGAAATCCTTAAAAAGCAGACTGAAAAAGGTTCCATCAAAAATGCGCTTGAACTTGGGAGACGCATTGGAAAGACTTTTGAAGATTACGTATAA
- a CDS encoding Gfo/Idh/MocA family protein, whose amino-acid sequence MKTVKVGVIGVGAMGENHVRVYHKMEEADLIAVSDVSERALKKIERKYGAKGYTDYCELLKNPEIEAVSVCVPTTFHHAVVMEAIKAKKHVLVEKPIAFTLNEAEEMIAAAKEAGVMLATGHVERFNPAVQKAKELIDDGVIGDVVSAFAKRVGPLPPRIKDVGVSIDLAIHDLDIMNYLFEEEVIQVYGSMNCSFDDSEFEDHAEIMVNFENESTGIIEVNWLTPYKRRELELTGTAGIISVDYIKQSIEVFGKFAQDIEIKHEEPLKGELKSFLNAVVNDLEPEITGEDGLKALKMVIAANRSSKEHKPISFDELE is encoded by the coding sequence GTGAAAACTGTTAAAGTAGGAGTTATCGGAGTAGGAGCTATGGGTGAAAACCATGTCCGTGTATATCATAAGATGGAAGAGGCAGATTTAATTGCTGTTTCTGACGTTAGTGAAAGAGCACTTAAGAAAATAGAAAGAAAATATGGTGCCAAAGGATATACGGATTATTGCGAACTACTTAAAAACCCGGAAATCGAAGCTGTAAGCGTATGTGTACCGACCACTTTCCACCATGCTGTGGTAATGGAAGCTATCAAGGCTAAAAAGCACGTACTTGTTGAAAAACCAATCGCATTTACATTAAATGAAGCAGAAGAAATGATTGCTGCTGCAAAAGAAGCTGGAGTAATGCTTGCAACCGGACATGTAGAGCGATTTAACCCGGCAGTTCAAAAAGCTAAAGAACTTATTGATGACGGAGTAATTGGAGATGTAGTATCAGCATTTGCAAAAAGAGTAGGACCTCTCCCACCAAGAATCAAGGATGTAGGAGTATCAATCGATTTAGCTATTCACGATTTGGACATTATGAATTATCTCTTTGAAGAAGAAGTCATTCAGGTATACGGTTCAATGAACTGCAGTTTTGACGACTCTGAATTTGAAGACCATGCAGAGATTATGGTTAACTTTGAAAACGAATCAACAGGTATTATTGAAGTAAACTGGTTAACTCCGTACAAACGTAGAGAACTGGAACTTACCGGTACTGCAGGAATCATTTCCGTTGACTACATCAAACAAAGTATTGAAGTATTCGGTAAATTCGCTCAGGATATTGAAATCAAACATGAAGAACCATTGAAAGGAGAGTTAAAATCATTCCTTAACGCTGTTGTGAATGATTTGGAACCTGAAATTACAGGTGAAGATGGACTTAAAGCTCTTAAAATGGTTATTGCTGCTAACAGATCTTCTAAAGAACATAAACCAATTAGTTTTGATGAACTGGAATAA
- a CDS encoding orotate phosphoribosyltransferase-like protein, translated as MKQKLIQKAQELRQHGFTTGEIADELNVSMDTARWLTLQKTAEVKAEAPGDFAINWKSIGGNSTRLSYVSGALSDLAIAHGDAEVVCGIAVSGIPFATVMTEFLEDLTGFDTSLAIFHPNKHRKDTDESDDEGTISTNFGTVEGKKVVIVDDVITSGKTAREVIHTVKDLGGEPTCVVVLIDKAGLSEIEGIPVESLIKVSRI; from the coding sequence GTGAAACAAAAATTAATTCAAAAGGCTCAAGAACTTAGACAACACGGATTTACAACCGGAGAAATTGCTGACGAACTTAATGTAAGTATGGACACTGCCAGATGGCTTACCCTTCAAAAAACAGCTGAAGTAAAAGCTGAAGCTCCTGGAGACTTTGCAATTAACTGGAAAAGCATCGGCGGAAATTCAACCCGTTTAAGTTATGTTTCAGGCGCTTTAAGCGATTTGGCAATTGCACATGGTGATGCGGAAGTTGTCTGCGGAATTGCAGTCAGCGGTATTCCATTTGCAACCGTAATGACTGAATTTTTAGAAGACTTGACTGGATTCGACACATCCCTTGCTATTTTCCACCCTAACAAACACAGAAAAGATACTGATGAAAGCGATGACGAAGGAACAATCAGTACCAACTTCGGAACTGTCGAAGGCAAAAAAGTCGTTATTGTAGATGACGTCATTACCAGTGGAAAAACAGCACGTGAAGTAATCCACACAGTAAAAGATTTAGGTGGAGAGCCAACATGCGTTGTTGTCCTCATTGATAAAGCGGGACTTTCAGAAATTGAAGGCATTCCTGTCGAATCTTTAATTAAAGTTAGTAGAATTTAA
- a CDS encoding cation:proton antiporter: MILITAVFVLLIFNKLKLPTMIGLFITGIVLGHVINDTSMISSLSELGVIFLLFIIGLEFSAEKFSAIKKYALVGGILQVVITTALITLLGLVLGLNLNSAVFLGLLVAFSSTAIVMKVMQQKRITHSVQGRVTLGILIFQDIAVIIVILITPLLGGQDLVINALPTLILKYLGLAVIIYVGAKWFIPLALRDSARTKNRDLFMLLTLFICMGTTFATSLIGIGPELGAFLAGLLISNTEYSHQTLGYIQPFQDVFMSLFFISIGLMVNLHLFLANIGIIIALTVVILLINFTATLITGMALKLPTKISVSIAILLSQIGEFSFVLAREGMTYGLMTNEFFSIFLGVSILTMSSTPFLEKLTPKIVSAISRIDYFKVDSDLKSLPEEIESPREIKDHVILVGMGRNGKQMAKACSEFKIPYRIVDMNPVIVENQQALGIPIIYGNASNESVLKELNITSAQCIVISASTYEGTLKTIDAARRLNPDIHIIVRTKYLRNINEVIEAGADEVIPKEFETSIMMFTRIMDYYNKDSDEIADALNDLRSDNYDAFRTVTSEDIETYLNHKYTDLEIDSLRVSENAHLDDFPFEEHNLKVTGVVRGKDTFIEVKPDFKFLEDDLILFIGHRENINNFFRNI, encoded by the coding sequence ATGATTCTTATAACAGCCGTATTCGTGCTGCTTATTTTCAATAAACTTAAATTGCCAACAATGATTGGCCTTTTTATAACAGGAATCGTACTGGGACATGTAATTAACGACACCAGTATGATTTCAAGCCTTTCTGAGCTTGGAGTGATATTTCTGCTGTTTATAATCGGTCTTGAGTTTTCAGCCGAAAAGTTCTCGGCAATCAAGAAGTATGCTCTTGTTGGAGGGATACTGCAGGTAGTCATTACAACCGCCCTGATAACACTGCTTGGCCTTGTTTTAGGGCTGAATTTAAACAGCGCCGTATTTTTAGGACTTCTCGTTGCATTTTCATCAACAGCAATTGTGATGAAAGTCATGCAGCAAAAGCGCATCACCCATTCAGTTCAGGGAAGAGTGACACTGGGTATTCTGATTTTCCAGGATATTGCAGTAATTATCGTTATTTTAATTACCCCATTATTAGGAGGCCAGGACTTAGTCATAAATGCACTTCCGACACTGATTTTAAAATATCTGGGATTGGCAGTGATAATCTATGTTGGAGCAAAATGGTTCATACCTCTTGCCCTTAGAGATTCTGCCCGTACAAAAAACAGGGATCTCTTTATGCTTCTGACACTGTTCATCTGCATGGGAACAACATTTGCAACAAGCCTTATCGGAATCGGACCCGAACTTGGAGCGTTTCTGGCAGGACTTCTCATTTCAAATACCGAATATTCCCACCAGACACTGGGATACATCCAGCCTTTCCAGGACGTGTTCATGAGCCTGTTTTTCATAAGTATCGGTCTGATGGTCAATCTCCATCTTTTCCTTGCAAACATAGGCATTATCATTGCTCTGACAGTTGTAATATTACTTATCAACTTTACAGCAACACTTATAACAGGAATGGCTCTTAAACTGCCTACAAAAATATCAGTCAGTATTGCAATCCTTTTAAGCCAAATTGGGGAATTTTCCTTTGTACTGGCCCGTGAAGGAATGACCTATGGACTTATGACAAATGAGTTTTTCTCAATATTTCTGGGTGTGAGCATCCTTACAATGTCATCAACACCGTTTTTAGAAAAGCTTACGCCTAAAATCGTTTCTGCAATATCCAGAATAGACTACTTCAAGGTTGACAGTGATCTTAAAAGCCTTCCTGAAGAGATAGAAAGTCCCCGTGAAATTAAAGACCATGTAATTCTTGTAGGTATGGGGCGTAACGGAAAACAGATGGCAAAGGCCTGCAGTGAATTCAAGATTCCCTACCGCATCGTTGACATGAATCCAGTCATTGTTGAAAACCAGCAGGCTTTGGGAATACCTATCATTTACGGAAATGCATCAAACGAAAGTGTCTTAAAAGAGCTCAACATTACCTCAGCTCAGTGCATAGTCATTTCAGCATCCACCTATGAGGGAACACTTAAAACAATCGATGCTGCAAGACGCCTTAATCCTGACATCCACATTATCGTACGTACAAAATATCTGAGAAACATCAACGAAGTAATTGAGGCAGGAGCTGACGAGGTAATTCCAAAAGAGTTTGAAACAAGTATTATGATGTTTACAAGAATCATGGACTACTACAACAAGGATTCAGATGAAATTGCTGATGCCCTGAATGATTTAAGGTCAGACAACTATGATGCATTCAGAACCGTTACAAGCGAAGACATCGAGACATACCTCAACCACAAATACACAGATCTGGAAATCGACTCCTTAAGAGTCAGTGAAAATGCCCATCTTGACGATTTCCCATTTGAAGAGCATAATCTGAAGGTAACCGGAGTCGTTCGTGGAAAAGATACTTTTATTGAAGTCAAACCGGATTTCAAGTTCCTGGAAGATGATTTGATACTCTTTATAGGTCACAGGGAAAATATCAACAATTTCTTTAGAAACATTTAA
- a CDS encoding ARPP-1 family domain-containing protein — protein sequence MIAGDDITLMSPQTHRNVTIIPVMTPPSYKFDILTLKKGFELDLVEVKECEHSTVNTLIVKNSSVTPLILVDGEEIIGGDQNRIVSATILIAPESEKPIPVNCTEHGRWGYKHEFVQSNYMANYRTRSSKEVASRNNMSDQQAVWDSIECLEVERSFSSPTQAMSESYDNAKMDLDEALTHFKIEDKQNGVVIIVDGEIKGFEIFLNSPIYKEYHEKILKSYLIDININDSVFTINTDEAKSLVSDALDSEFNAGKSNGMEEVLEFENSEGLGKIYTYQDEMIHMSYFKNASEKIAINDKNGEGADERIIF from the coding sequence ATGATTGCAGGAGATGACATCACACTGATGAGTCCTCAAACACATAGAAACGTTACAATAATTCCAGTAATGACTCCCCCATCATATAAATTCGACATACTGACCCTTAAAAAAGGTTTTGAACTGGACCTTGTGGAAGTTAAGGAATGTGAACACTCAACTGTAAATACCCTGATTGTTAAAAACAGCTCAGTAACTCCCCTTATTTTAGTTGACGGTGAAGAAATCATTGGAGGTGACCAGAATCGTATTGTCAGTGCAACAATTCTTATAGCACCTGAGAGTGAAAAGCCGATTCCTGTCAACTGTACAGAACATGGACGCTGGGGCTACAAGCATGAATTTGTACAGTCCAATTATATGGCAAACTACAGAACACGTTCATCAAAAGAAGTTGCAAGCAGAAATAATATGAGCGACCAGCAGGCAGTCTGGGATTCAATAGAATGCCTTGAAGTCGAAAGGTCATTTTCTTCCCCGACACAGGCAATGAGTGAAAGCTATGACAATGCAAAAATGGACCTTGATGAAGCATTAACCCACTTTAAAATTGAAGATAAACAGAACGGTGTTGTGATAATTGTTGACGGTGAAATTAAAGGTTTTGAAATCTTTTTAAATTCCCCAATCTATAAGGAATACCATGAAAAGATTTTAAAAAGCTATCTGATTGACATTAACATTAACGATTCAGTTTTTACAATCAACACCGATGAGGCAAAAAGTCTTGTTTCAGATGCTTTAGACAGTGAGTTTAATGCAGGAAAAAGCAACGGCATGGAAGAAGTGCTTGAATTTGAAAATTCAGAAGGTCTTGGAAAAATCTACACTTACCAGGATGAAATGATACACATGTCATACTTTAAAAACGCATCTGAAAAAATTGCTATTAACGACAAAAATGGCGAAGGAGCTGATGAGAGAATCATTTTCTAA
- a CDS encoding N-6 DNA methylase: MRNKYSNNLRNLRTIISKIRQIRITPDISYMVAYTFLYKYCSDSLKEYLLMLIEDKAITLDEAYSDEKCLKMFKSQSIQKHGFFINSPDCFFDEVINRSFSENYFVYTFFKSFSGSIEFGEKSNYEKYFHFIFDVLKDVVNFNKYEFEGENHIIVKDIVYAISKMDVFEREYPFEKVFDRLCESRLFRIDTDPDYITSILSSLIAESRYSIGDIYNPFLNDASALIDLSYRYNAGFRHIYARSNDRLTYCTNIVKFTIGYYDMDSVFLEFGSPFEAMDISGKSFDVITARIPPITNKNFQRLSRAQSMEIAKQNKRKELQSLLADNFNIDEESFSNDSELNSTIESLVDKIDLEEESKVQFRGEYASLQDNEYLFLINLINSLNDDGIMAVAMSQSILFKNTLRTLRKYLTYEKNYIDVIINIPNELSRRKSSDIVVIFKKDRVSDDILFIDMSTDYNLKKERYTVPGLFKRNLTFDLESLKYLVDVYKKREIVDKYSSIVSMPEICKNDFNLSISRYVDTFEGEFIRLEDLKNEKKEITLNIKKLNLKIDRMMDELNLRK; this comes from the coding sequence ATGAGGAATAAATACTCCAACAATCTTCGCAATTTAAGGACAATTATCTCTAAAATCCGCCAGATTCGCATAACTCCCGATATCTCCTATATGGTGGCCTACACATTTCTTTATAAATACTGCTCAGATTCACTGAAAGAATATCTCCTGATGCTGATTGAGGATAAGGCCATAACTCTGGATGAGGCATACTCTGACGAAAAGTGCCTGAAAATGTTTAAATCCCAGTCAATCCAGAAACACGGATTTTTCATAAACAGTCCTGACTGCTTTTTTGATGAGGTAATAAACAGGAGCTTTTCTGAAAATTACTTTGTATATACATTCTTCAAATCATTTTCCGGAAGTATAGAGTTTGGTGAGAAATCAAACTATGAAAAATACTTCCATTTCATATTTGACGTATTAAAGGATGTTGTCAACTTCAACAAATATGAATTTGAAGGGGAAAACCATATCATTGTCAAGGATATTGTCTATGCCATATCCAAGATGGATGTTTTTGAAAGGGAATATCCCTTCGAAAAGGTATTTGACAGACTGTGCGAGTCACGTCTTTTTAGAATTGACACTGATCCGGATTATATAACTTCAATTCTATCATCTCTGATAGCTGAAAGCAGATATTCAATTGGCGATATCTACAATCCATTTTTAAACGATGCATCAGCACTGATTGATCTTTCTTACCGCTATAATGCAGGATTCAGACATATCTATGCAAGAAGCAATGACAGATTAACATACTGCACAAATATCGTCAAGTTCACAATTGGATATTATGATATGGATAGCGTATTTCTCGAATTCGGCTCTCCTTTTGAAGCAATGGATATTTCCGGAAAATCCTTTGACGTTATAACTGCAAGAATTCCTCCAATCACAAATAAAAATTTTCAAAGACTCAGCAGGGCTCAAAGCATGGAGATTGCAAAGCAGAACAAAAGAAAAGAGCTTCAAAGTCTCCTGGCAGATAACTTCAACATTGACGAAGAGTCATTTTCAAATGATTCGGAGCTAAATAGCACTATCGAAAGTCTAGTTGACAAGATTGACCTTGAAGAGGAATCAAAAGTCCAGTTTAGAGGAGAATATGCAAGCCTGCAGGATAATGAATATCTCTTTTTGATTAATCTTATCAACTCTTTAAATGATGACGGAATAATGGCTGTTGCAATGTCTCAAAGCATTCTTTTCAAAAACACACTCAGGACTTTAAGAAAATATCTCACATATGAAAAAAACTATATCGATGTTATAATCAACATCCCGAATGAGCTTTCAAGACGCAAAAGCTCAGATATTGTAGTTATATTTAAAAAGGACAGGGTTTCAGATGACATTCTTTTTATAGACATGTCAACAGACTACAACCTCAAAAAAGAAAGATATACTGTTCCGGGACTTTTCAAAAGGAATCTTACATTTGACTTGGAATCCCTTAAATATCTTGTAGATGTCTATAAAAAACGTGAAATTGTGGATAAATACTCAAGTATTGTCAGTATGCCGGAAATCTGTAAAAATGATTTCAATCTGTCAATTTCAAGATATGTCGATACCTTTGAAGGGGAATTCATCAGACTTGAAGATTTAAAAAATGAAAAGAAAGAAATCACATTAAATATCAAAAAATTAAATTTAAAAATAGATAGGATGATGGATGAGCTGAATCTTAGAAAATGA
- the cfbE gene encoding coenzyme F430 synthase translates to MNNLVIDLTHGGVKISVSLKKKGENVYAYDIYGTLKSADMQMLEAYGVELLEDLSDLAGFEDDLKIIYPVHLPLTRDEISKNNPNLNYTFLTHHEAVCEILEGWGDDIPVVEVTGVKGKTSSVFMLKEIMISENPLILSSLGAILYENGKEIILKKNISITPANIKETVDLAYKIANPVCEIAEGHVESENLRKYSSAIFESSLGVSGVGDVGLLTNISENYSIAKKKSTASQAKRQVFRCPNVVCEKEAYDKYYSDVSHPHISTFSLTDKSANLYVEKVDFSLDRTEIRIKYREITTISGQNLSGALTVKTFAPGPHHVSNVLGVVLTALVLEIDEKQIAEGLRNYNGITGRTNKRSNGEFIIIEEINPGINTEAIKQSINMIRNLDSYYIAVGGDYGITCEEIDELKVSEYLDSLNCDIILTGDVGSSIASLMKRDVKVMADYTNIFDMAKRDGKNLLFIYRSNYSKVSQR, encoded by the coding sequence ATGAATAATCTTGTAATTGATCTCACTCACGGAGGAGTAAAAATATCCGTAAGCCTTAAAAAGAAGGGTGAAAATGTTTATGCCTATGACATTTACGGAACTTTAAAAAGTGCCGACATGCAGATGCTTGAAGCCTACGGTGTCGAACTGCTTGAGGATTTATCTGATTTGGCCGGTTTTGAAGATGATTTGAAGATAATTTATCCGGTTCACCTTCCTTTAACCCGAGATGAAATTTCAAAAAACAATCCGAATTTAAATTATACCTTTTTAACACATCATGAAGCCGTATGTGAAATTCTTGAGGGCTGGGGCGATGATATCCCTGTTGTTGAAGTTACAGGCGTTAAAGGAAAGACCAGCTCTGTTTTTATGCTTAAAGAAATCATGATCAGTGAAAATCCGCTGATTTTATCAAGCCTCGGCGCCATTTTATATGAAAACGGCAAGGAGATTATACTTAAGAAAAACATTTCAATCACCCCTGCAAACATAAAAGAGACAGTTGATCTTGCATATAAGATTGCAAATCCTGTATGTGAAATCGCTGAAGGTCATGTTGAAAGTGAAAACCTCAGAAAATACTCATCAGCAATATTTGAATCATCACTTGGAGTAAGCGGTGTTGGAGATGTGGGGCTTTTAACCAATATCTCTGAAAACTACTCAATAGCTAAGAAAAAATCAACAGCAAGTCAGGCCAAAAGGCAGGTTTTCAGATGCCCTAATGTAGTGTGTGAAAAGGAAGCTTATGATAAGTACTACAGTGATGTTTCACATCCCCACATCAGCACGTTTTCACTTACCGACAAAAGTGCAAATCTCTATGTCGAAAAGGTTGATTTTTCACTTGACAGAACTGAAATCCGGATAAAATACCGTGAAATAACCACAATTTCAGGCCAAAATTTATCAGGTGCTTTAACGGTTAAAACATTTGCACCAGGACCTCATCACGTTTCAAACGTATTGGGAGTTGTACTGACCGCATTAGTTTTGGAAATTGATGAAAAACAAATTGCTGAAGGATTAAGAAATTATAATGGAATTACTGGAAGAACCAATAAAAGAAGTAATGGAGAATTTATTATAATTGAAGAGATTAATCCAGGCATAAATACCGAAGCCATAAAGCAGTCTATAAACATGATTAGGAATTTGGACTCCTATTACATTGCAGTTGGCGGTGACTATGGAATTACATGTGAAGAAATTGATGAGTTAAAAGTTAGCGAATACCTGGACAGTCTGAACTGTGATATTATACTTACAGGAGACGTCGGTTCTTCAATAGCTTCACTGATGAAGCGCGACGTTAAAGTCATGGCCGATTACACTAATATTTTTGATATGGCAAAACGGGACGGTAAAAATCTTCTGTTTATCTACCGCTCCAATTACAGCAAAGTTTCACAGAGATAA